Within Chelatococcus sp. HY11, the genomic segment AGCTCTCCATCGTCCCGCCCGTCGAACGGATTGATGGAGCGAAGGCGCGCGGCACGGTGGAAATCTACGACGGTCAAAGAAACCGCATGCGCACCGTGCCGATATACGATCGCGAGACCCTGACCTCCGGCATGTACATCGAGGGTCCCGCCATTGTTGCGGAGGCGGAAACGACCACGGTCGTGACCGCGAGCTTCGATGCGCAGATCGACGCGATCGGCTCGATTGTCCTGGAAGCCAGGGAGAAAAAGATATGACTTTGGCGGACAGCGTTGACCTGGTGACGAAGCAGATCGTCTGGAACCGCCTGACGGCCATCGTCGAGGAACAGGCGCAGGTGCTGCAGAGCACGGCTTTCAGCACGATCGTGCGGGAATCCGGGGATCTCGCCGCAGGCGTCTTCGATGCGCGCGGCAGGATGCTGGCGCAGGCAGTGACAGGCACGCCGGGCCACGTCAATTCCATGGCTCTGGCGGTTGGCCACGTCATCGCCCATTACCCGTTGAATGAGATGCGGCCGGGCGATGTCTTCATCCACAACGACCCCTGGATGGGCACTGGGCACACCAACGATATCTCGGTGACGACCCCTTGCTTCCTCGACGGAAAGCTCGTCGCCATCTTCGCGTGCAACAGCCATATCATGGATATAGGCGGACCGACGGATCGGGTTAGTTCTACTGACGTCTTCATGGAGGGGCTTTATCTGCCGATCGTTAAGATCGTCGACGCGGGCATCATGAACGAAGCGCTCATGGCGGTCATCCGTGCCAATACGCGACAGCCCGTGGAAACAGTCGGTGACGTTTACTCGCTTATCAATTGCAATTCCATCGGCGGTAAGCGCCTCGCTGAGATGATGCGCGAGTTTGGATTGGACAACCTTGATGGCGCATCCGATTACATCATTGATACCTCACGCGAGGCGGTCCTGCGCGAAATCGCGAAGCTTCCCAAGGGAACCTGGCATGGCGAACTGACGCTGGACGGCAACAACGAGCCGATCCATCTGAAAGCGGCGCTGACCATCAGTGACACGGGCATCCACGTCGATTACACGGGGTCTCCGCCGATGACCAAGCGGAACTACAACGTTCCGTTATGCTATACGCTTGCCTACACATCCTACGCCATCGGCTGCGTCGTCGCGAAGGATATCCCCAATAATCACGGTTCGCTGGAGCCGAGGACCATTTCGGCGCCCGAAGGGTCGATCGTGAACGCGCTGAAGCCGGCGGCCGTGCTGGCTCGCGCGCAGATCGGCCTGATGCTGCCGGATCTTGTCTTCAATTGCCTCCGTAAAGCGGTGCCGGACAAGGTCCCGGCTGAAAACACCGGCGTTCTTTGGAGCTTGCGCGCGAAGGGGCCGCGATCCTCCCCGCCCCGGTTGGACGATCACTATCTGGTCCAGCTTGTCACGACCGGCGGCATGGGTGCGCTGCCGTCCCGCGACGGCATGTCCGCGACGGGTTTCCCGAGCGGGGTTCGCGGAGGGCCGGTAGAAGTCTTCGAGTCGCTCTCGACGATTATCGTCTGGCAGAAAGAGTATCGGATCGATAGCGGCGGCGCCGGCAAGACACGGGGCGGTCTCGGACAACATATCGAGTTGCAGAACCTGATCGACGAGAGCTTCATCTATAATGCCGTCTACGAGCGGGTCGACAATCCACCACGAGGCTATGATGGCGGACAAAACGGCGCTGGCGGACGTTTGATGCTCGCATCAGGCGCGAAGCTTGCGGCGAAAGGTTCCCATGTTATCCCGCCCGGAGAGCGCGTGGTCATCCTGTCACCCGGCGGCGGAGGATTGGGCGACCCTAAAGACCGCGACAGAGTGCTCGTTCTGGCAGACCTTCGCGACGGAATGGTATCCGCCGAAGCGGCCAAGCACATCTATGGCCTCTGAGACTGGGATCGGTGAGGCGGCGCCCGCAAATCAACAAAGCCATTGTGAGTAAGGCAGCCTTCGCGGCCGGGCGCCACCCAGCGGCCTATTTTTCACGTCACCCATACCCCTTGCTGTCATATAGCCGCACGTCTATGGGTTGCGGGGTAGGTGGAGCGACATGACCAGAAAAGCGAAAGCGCCAAGCGGTGGTGACCAAGGGGCGGGAAAGACCAGCTCCGTCCAGCTCTATCAGCTGCTTTACAAGGCGTTACTCAGCGGGGAACTCAAACCGGGAGACCGGATCCGCGAGAATGAAATCGCGTCCCGTTACAATGTCAGCCGCACGCCGGTGCGTGAAGCACTCGGACGCCTGGAGGCCCAGGGCCTGCTTGTCTACGGCGATCAGCGTGGGCTTGTCGTGCCGCGACTCGATTCGCAAAGCGTCACCGAACTCTATGTCATGCGCGAAGTCCTGGATGCGACCGCCGCGCGTCTCGCTGCCAAGCACGCCAACGAAGCGGAGATAGCCTCCTTGCGCTACATGGTCGAGCGCGATTCCCAGAACAGCCACGACATACCCTATCTTGCGACGACAAACAGGCTTTTCCATTCCGCCATCGGCGATTGCGCCCACAATCGCTTCCTGAAGCGCATGCAGGAGACCTTGGCTGAATCGCTCGCCCTTCTCGGGCCGACGACCCTGAGCCTGCCCATGCGCGCTCAAGAGGCCATCGCGGAACATGCGGAGGTTGTGGAGGCGATCGCCAGAGGTGACGGCGACGCGGCCGCGGCCGCGGCAAGCCGGCACAGCGCTGCTTCGCATCAGGCGCGATTGAAACTGATCTACGCGGAGGCGCAGGACCGCGCGGCAGCCGCTGCTTCGGCTGGAAGGCTCCCAGAGCCCTAATCGCCTGCCACGAATCCAGTTCGCCATCGACATGCAGGGCTCGTGACTGCCGGGGGAGGCCTCGTCGGGCGCGGCAACTCGTGCCTGTCCTCCCGCCAGCACCAGGAGGGACAATGTGGCATGCCCCGCTCTCTCGGACCTTCGCACGCTTTAGCCCGTCTCTCGGCACCTCTCAATGACGCATCAGCGCAAGATCTGCAGCCGAAGGCCGGCTCCGGATCGCGTGAGTTGACTTCATCGCCTCCATATGTATTCAATTGGATGCATTAGAGTGCATTTGAGGAACGGCCGGTGGATCAATTCGACGTCGTTGTTGTGGGCGCGGGAAATGCCGCCTTGTGCGCTGCGATCGCGGCCGAGGAGCGGGGTGCTCGCGTGCTTGTGCTGGAGCGTGCACCTGAGAGCGAAAGCGGCGGTAACAGCCGCTTCACCGCGGGAGCGATCCGCTTCGCCTATAGGGGCGTCGACGATCTTCGCGATATCATGCCCGACCTCACCGAGGGCGAAATTGCCCAGACCGATTTCCAGAGCTACACCGAAGATCAGTTCTTCGACGACATGTTCCGCGTGACCCGCTATCGCTCGGATCCTGTCCTTTGCGAGCTTCTGGTCCGCAGAAGCTTCAGCACCATGAAGTGGCTCAGCGGCAAGGGAGTTCGCTTCCAGCCGATTTATGGCCGCCAGGCCTTCAAGATCGACGGCAAGTTCAAGTTCTGGGGCGGCTTGACGGTCGAAGCCTGGGGCGGCGGCCCCGGACTGGTCGAGAGCGAGACGCAGATCGCGCGCAAGCGTGGCGTCGAGATACGTTACAACGCGCGCGCGATCGGGTTGCTTTACGACGGATCGAAAGTCTCCGGAGTCCGGATCAAGGAACGCGGACAGGTCAAGGAAATTTCCTCGCGTTGTGTCGTGCTCGCCGCTGGCGGATTCCAGGCTGATCCCTCGATGCGGGCACAGTATCTCGGCCGGGAATGGGAACTGGCGCGCGTGCGCGGATCGCGGT encodes:
- a CDS encoding GntR family transcriptional regulator is translated as MTRKAKAPSGGDQGAGKTSSVQLYQLLYKALLSGELKPGDRIRENEIASRYNVSRTPVREALGRLEAQGLLVYGDQRGLVVPRLDSQSVTELYVMREVLDATAARLAAKHANEAEIASLRYMVERDSQNSHDIPYLATTNRLFHSAIGDCAHNRFLKRMQETLAESLALLGPTTLSLPMRAQEAIAEHAEVVEAIARGDGDAAAAAASRHSAASHQARLKLIYAEAQDRAAAAASAGRLPEP
- a CDS encoding hydantoinase B/oxoprolinase family protein, with the protein product MTLADSVDLVTKQIVWNRLTAIVEEQAQVLQSTAFSTIVRESGDLAAGVFDARGRMLAQAVTGTPGHVNSMALAVGHVIAHYPLNEMRPGDVFIHNDPWMGTGHTNDISVTTPCFLDGKLVAIFACNSHIMDIGGPTDRVSSTDVFMEGLYLPIVKIVDAGIMNEALMAVIRANTRQPVETVGDVYSLINCNSIGGKRLAEMMREFGLDNLDGASDYIIDTSREAVLREIAKLPKGTWHGELTLDGNNEPIHLKAALTISDTGIHVDYTGSPPMTKRNYNVPLCYTLAYTSYAIGCVVAKDIPNNHGSLEPRTISAPEGSIVNALKPAAVLARAQIGLMLPDLVFNCLRKAVPDKVPAENTGVLWSLRAKGPRSSPPRLDDHYLVQLVTTGGMGALPSRDGMSATGFPSGVRGGPVEVFESLSTIIVWQKEYRIDSGGAGKTRGGLGQHIELQNLIDESFIYNAVYERVDNPPRGYDGGQNGAGGRLMLASGAKLAAKGSHVIPPGERVVILSPGGGGLGDPKDRDRVLVLADLRDGMVSAEAAKHIYGL